A DNA window from Vigna unguiculata cultivar IT97K-499-35 chromosome 10, ASM411807v1, whole genome shotgun sequence contains the following coding sequences:
- the LOC114166222 gene encoding G-type lectin S-receptor-like serine/threonine-protein kinase At1g11300, translating to MVESTSSNPKWYKEKIIIQTTPSFPHSKFMGFPTSINHLFLLIFSSFCLGAISANDTITSTRFISDSDSQITSSSNGDFKVGFFSPENSTNRYVAIWYLSQTNIIWVGNRDEPLKDSSGVFKIHEDGNLVVLNGENSVIWSTNVSVGGTNTSAQLDNSGNLILRGDSSLTPLWDSFTHPADIAVPQMKIATNRITGEKIEYVSWKSSSDPSTGYFTGSLERLDAPEVFFWYNKTKPYWRTGPWNGRVFLGSPRMLTEYLYGWRFEPNDNGTAYLTYNFEKPAMFGILTITPHGTLKLVEFLNRTKFLELEVDQNECDFYGKCGPFGSCDNSTAPICSCFEGFEARKPEEWNSGNWTSGCVRSVPLNCGKLRNGSEVEEGDSFLQKHNMKVPDFAERSDGNQEKCGADCLANCSCLAYAYDSYIGCMYWSRELIDLQKFPYGGVDLFIRVPSQLLPSGKKRRETKGLIIGIVVAIGALATAIGAYLLWRKFTPKHTGSVPEDVITGKKKEITKLEELPLFKFEKLSNATNNFHFGNMLGKGGFGPVYKGQLENGQEVAVKRLSKTSGQGLEEFMNEVVVISKLQHRNLVRLLGCCIEGDEPMLVYEFMPNKSLDSFLFDPLQRKVLDWKKRFNIIEGIARGILYLHRDSRLRIIHRDLKASNILLDNDMNPKISDFGLARIVRGGDDDEANTKRVVGTYGYMPPEYAMEGLFSEKSDVYSFGVLLLEIVSGRRNTSFHNDEQSLSLVGFAWRLWNEGNIITIIDPEIWDPMFEKSMLKCIHIGLLCVQELTKERPSISTVVLMLISEITHLPPPRQVAFVQKQNCQSSESSQKSQFNSNNNVTLSEIQGR from the exons ATGGTGGAATCAACCTCATCAAACCCAAAGTGGTACAAAGAGAAAATCATCATTCAAACAACACCAAGTTTCCCACATTCAAAATTCATGGGTTTTCCAACCAGCATCAATCACTTGTTTCTGCTCATATTTTCCAGCTTCTGTTTAGGTGCAATCTCTGCGAATGATACCATCACATCAACCAGATTCATCAGCGACTCTGACTCTCAGATTACAAGCTCAAGCAACGGTGATTTCAAGGTTGGATTTTTCAGCCCTGAAAACTCCACAAATCGCTATGTGGCAATCTGGTATCTCTCTCAGACCAACATCATATGGGTAGGAAATAGAGATGAACCACTGAAGGATTCATCTGGGGTGTTCAAAATCCACGAGGATGGGAATCTTGTGGTGCTGAATGGAGAAAATAGTGTGATATGGTCAACAAATGTATCAGTTGGTGGTACCAACACAAGTGCTCAACTTGACAATTCAGGAAATCTGATCCTGCGTGGTGACTCAAGTTTAACACCATTATGGGACAGTTTCACACACCCTGCTGATATTGCTGTGCCACAGATGAAAATTGCCACCAATAGGATCACTG GTGAGAAAATCGAGTATGTGTCATGGAAAAGCAGTTCTGATCCTTCTACTGGGTACTTCACTGGGAGCCTTGAAAGGTTGGATGCACCAGAGGTGTTTTTCTGGTACAACAAAACAAAGCCATATTGGAGAACTGGTCCATGGAATGGAAGAGTGTTCCTAGGATCACCAAGGATGTTAACTGAGTACTTATACGGGTGGCGTTTTGAGCCTAATGATAATGGAACAGCATATCTAACCTACAACTTCGAAAAACCTGCCATGTTTGGAATCCTTACCATAACCCCACATGGCACACTGAAACTGGTAGAGTTTTTGAACAGAACCAAGTTTCTGGAACTTGAGGTGGATCAAAACGAATGTGACTTTTATGGGAAGTGTGGACCCTTTGGAAGCTGTGATAACTCCACAGCACCAATTTGCAGCTGTTTTGAGGGGTTTGAGGCACGCAAGCCAGAGGAATGGAACAGTGGAAATTGGACAAGTGGGTGTGTGAGGAGTGTGCCACTGAATTGTGGCAAGTTGAGAAATGGGAGTGAAGTTGAAGAAGGAGATAGTTTTCTGCAGAAACATAACATGAAAGTGCCTGATTTTGCAGAGAGATCAGATGGAAACCAAGAAAAATGTGGTGCAGATTGCTTGGCAAATTGCTCTTGCTTGGCTTATGCATATGATTCTTACATTGGTTGCATGTATTGGAGTAGGGAATTGATTGATTTGCAGAAATTTCCTTATGGAGGGGTTGATCTCTTCATTCGTGTTCCATCACAACTTCTAC CTAGTGgtaaaaagagaagagaaacgAAGGGATTAATAATCGGTATTGTGGTAGCAATTGGAGCATTAGCAACTGCAATCGGCGCTTATCTTTTGTGGCGGAAATTTACTCCTAAGCATACAG GAAGTGTGCCTGAAGACGTGATTACcggaaagaaaaaggaaattacTAAATTGGAAGAGTTACCCCTATTTAAGTTTGAAAAGCTTTCAAATGCTACAAACAATTTTCACTTTGGTAACATGCTTGGAAAAGGAGGTTTTGGTCCTGTATACAAG GGACAATTGGAGAACGGACAAGAAGTTGCTGTAAAAAGACTTTCAAAAACATCTGGACAAGGATTGGAAGAATTCATGAATGAAGTCGTGGTGATTTCTAAACTTCAACATCGAAATCTAGTAAGACTTCTTGGATGTTGCATAGAAGGAGACGAACCAATGTTGGTCTATGAGTTTATGCCAAATAAAAGTTTGGATTCATTTCTATTCG ATCCACTCCAAAGGAAAGTTTTAGATTGGAAAAAGCGCTTCAACATAATTGAAGGAATAGCGCGAGGAATACTTTATCTTCATAGAGATTCAAGACTAAGAATTATACATAGAGATCTTAAAGCAAGCAACATCTTATTGGATAATGATATGAATCCAAAAATATCAGACTTTGGTTTAGCAAGAATTGTTAGAGgaggtgatgatgatgaagcTAACACAAAAAGGGTTGTTGGAACTTA TGGTTATATGCCACCTGAATATGCAATGGAGGGACTTTTCTCAGAAAAATCAGATGTGTATAGCTTTGGAGTATTATTACTAGAGATTGTAAGTGGACGAAGAAATACTAGTTTTCATAATGATGAGCAATCACTTAGCCTTGTTGGATTT gcATGGAGACTATGGAATGAAGGCAACATTATAACTATAATAGATCCAGAGATATGGGATCCAATGTTTGAAAAAAGTATGTTGAAGTGCATACACATAGGACTTTTGTGTGTGCAAGAACTTACAAAAGAAAGGCCATCTATATCGACTGTGGTTTTGATGCTTATAAGTGAGATTACACATCTTCCTCCTCCAAGACAAGTTGCTTTtgttcaaaaacaaaattgtcaaAGTTCGGAGTCTTCTCAAAAAAGTCAATTTAATTCAAACAACAATGTAACTCTAAGTGAAATTCAAGGTAGATAA